The DNA region TCGTTGCGCACGACGCTGCCGAAGTCATCGAAGATGAACGGATTCGTGAGGCCGTTCGCGTACGTCAGCAGGCCTGCCAGGAGGATCAGCGCCGGCCACAGACGGGCCGCGGGCGCGCCAGAGTGGGTCGATGCCGTGCGGGAGCGACTGGGTTTCACCAAACGGGAGGAGCGAGTCACGAGCGTGTCGCCGCTCATTCTAGCAAGCCCCGTGACCCGCCTTCGCCAAGGCTACGGCGGGGCAAGCCCCAGGACCCCGGGACTCCAGGACCCCGACTAGTCGCGGAGCGCCCCTGCCGGATCCACCGAGATGGCGTGGCGCGCCGGCAGCAACGTCGCGAGCAACGCGACCGTCGTCAACAGTGCGGTGATGGCCACGTACAACATCGGTTCAAGTGCGATGACGCCGAAGAGCGCGCCTTCGATGACGCGGCCGAGCGCCAGGCCCAGGCCCAGGCCGATCGTGATGCCGAACCCGGCGAGCTTCAGTCCAGAGCCGATCGTCAGTTTCAACACGTCACGAGTGGTTGCGCCAAGCGCCATACGGACGCCGATTTCATGGCGCCGCTGCGCCACATAGTGCGCCATCACCGAATAGATGCCCGCGGCTGACAGTACCAGCGCGAGCACACCGAAGGCCGCCATCAACTGGCCGACAAAACGAAGGCCCGTCGTTCTTGTGTGAATGGCCTTTCGCATCGTCTCGGTGTCGAACGCCGGCAGGTTCGAGTCGACCCTGGATACGGCGCCACGCAACCTGGTCAGGCTCCCGTCGGGGTCGCCCTGCACGCGCGCAAGGACAAAGACCTGGGTGCTGGGGAACTGCAGCACCGACGCATAGATGGTTGGTGCGTTGCGCGAATTGAACCAATCGTCAAGGACGTTGCCCGAGATGCCGACGATGGTGACCCACTCCTCGTGAGTGGGGTTCAGCTTCACGCGCTTCCCGATGGGAGATTGGCCGGGCCAGTACAGGTTCGCCAGCGACTGGCTGACCACCGCCACCTGCAGGGTGCCGTCGCGATCCTGCGCAGAGATCGCACGGCCCTCGAGGATCGGAATCTTCAGGACATCAAAGAAGCCGGCTGTGACGCCACGGTAGTTGATGAACGCCGGACCGTTCGGATCGTCGGGCCGCCCGTCCACCACCACCTGACGCCGCTGGTTCGAAGTCGCAGCCGGGGACACCGTGGTGGTGGCGACGTGCGTCACGCCAGGAACCCGGTGCGCTTCATCAAGCAGCTGTCGCGTGAACTGCCGCCGGGCCTCGTCGTCCGGATACGCGGTGCCGGCCAGATCGAGGCGGAGCCTGACCACGTTGTCGGGGTCGTAGCCCTGCGGGCCGCTGGCCATACGGTGTCCGGCAACGGCGGCAAGCCCTGAGGCAATGAGCAGCGGCAGCGCGATGGCAATTTCGGCCACCACCAGGCCGCGACGCAGCCGGCTCCGGCCCATGCCCGCGGTGGCCGATCGACCTCCATCTTTGAGCGACGACGTGAGTTGCGGCTTCGATGATTGGAGCGCGGGGAGCAGGCCAAACAGCAACGCGGTGACCAGCGCCGCGAGCGACGTGACGAGCACCACCCGTGGCGTCACGCCCATCGTGGTCCATCCGGTGACAAAGCGAATCAGTTCAGCGGGCATCATGCCGCGCAGAAGTGCGATGGAACCCCACGCGACCAGGAGCGCCGCGGGAATGGCTGCGGCTGCAAGCACCAGGCTTTCGACGAGCATCTGGCGCACAATGCGCCAGCGGCCGGCGCCGATCGCAAGACGCACGGCGAGTTCGCGCTGGCGCTCGGCGCCGCGGGCGAGCAGGAGGTTGGCGATATTCGTGCCGGCGATGAGCAGGAGGAGAAGCGCCGCCGCCTGCCAGAGTCCCAGAACGGTCGGCAATCCGAAGTCCACCATGGCCTTGGTGAAGGTCATGACCGTGAGGGTGAAGTTCCTGTTGGCATCGGGTGCCAGCTGCTGCAGGCGTTGATACTGAGCGGTCAGCTGCGTCTGGGCCTGCTCAAGGGTTGCGCCGGGGGCCAGCTCGCCGACCACCGTCAGGTACTTGGACTTTCGATCCACCTGTTCTTCAGCGGTCAGAATGGCCGGAGTCCAGAGATCGCTGCCGTTCGGAAAGTCGAATGCCGCCGGCGCGCGCCCGATGACCGTGTGTGGTTCGCCGCTCAGCCGGATGGTGCTGCCCACGATGTTCGCCGTGCCGCCGAACCGGCGCTTCCAGAGGCTGTCGCTGATCACCACGGTGCGTGCCGCGCCCTCGGCCTCGTCGGGTGCGGCGAAGAAGCGGCCCTCAGCGGGTGTAACGCCAAGCATTGCGAAGAAGTCGGCGCCCACGCGTGAGCCCTGGACGCGTTCGGGCTGATCGGTCCCCGAGAGGTTCACATCGCCCCAGCCGACGGTGGTCATGCGGGCGAGCGCCGCCGGGGGATTGCGCCGGAAGTCCACGTAGTTCCCTGGCGCCACGGCCTCCTGCGGGAAAGGCGCGTCGGGCGAGAGTTCCGCCAGCACCACCAGACGGTCGACGTTGGGGATGGTGAAGGGACGCAGCATTAGCGCGTCGATCATCCCGAACGTGGCGGCGTTGGCGCCCAACCCGAGGGCGAGCGTGATCACGACGACGCTGCTGACGAGCGGCTGGCGCCAGAGTGCGCGGGCGGCGACACGAATTTCGGAGAGAAGAGTGCGCATGCTGGAGTCCTTCTGGATGGCGAGCCTGGTCCGGTACCGCCGCCATGCATCGTGAATGCGATCGGTGAACAGGTTGAGCGTTTCGCGCCAGTACCACCGGTGGGCGCGACGCCGGTCTTCACGGGAACTGATGTCGGCGAGTTCTTCGCGCAGGTCGCCCAGCGTGGTGTCGCGCCACGGTTCGTCGCGCAGCAGCCATCGCACAAGGGCTTCGGCGGCGCGCGGGGGCGTGGGCGTGGACGACTTCATCGTCAGGACCGGGAAGACCTGTTTCGACGGGCGCCCATCGCCGGGCCGTCGGCTAGCAGGGTATCGAGGCCGGCCGAGAGCGTCTGGACGGCGGCCTGCGCATGCCTGATGGCCTGCAGGCCGAGCGGCGTGACCGTGTAATACCGGCGTGCGCGACCACCCCGAATGGCAACAGGGTCACCCATCGCGGAGGTGACGAGGCCCTTGGCTTCGAGACGGTCGAGCGATGTGTGCACTGCGCCCCGGGCCACGTCGCGACCGGTGCGCTCGATGAGCAATTGCCGAATGGGGACCGTGTAGGCGTCGGTGCCGTCCCTCTGGCATTGGAGGACGGCGAGCAGGAGCAGGTGCTCAAACTCGCCGACGGAGGGAGTCGGGGTGCGCGAAGCCGTCATTGTAGGCAATATACGCGACGGCCCCGACATAGTTCCCTGTCACGACGGATCACAGGGAGGCGCGGAGGCATGGAGGAACTCCTTTTCAACGACGGATCACAGTGGATTCGACATCGGTGTAGCCGGACCTGAAGGTCCGGCCTCCGAAGACATGACCTGTCCGTCCTCGGAGGCCGGGTCTTTAGACCCGGCTACACCGATGTCGAATCCGCTCTCGCCCGTGCCGCACGTGGCGGTTGAACAGTTCTTGCAGTGTGACGTATTGTAAGACTGCTTATGATTTCTGACCTCGAAGCGCTGGTGCTCGACCTGTTGTCTGCGAAAGCCCCGACGTATGGGCTGGACCTCGTGCATGCCTCTGGCGGCCGCCTTAAGCGCGGCAGCGTGTACGTGACCCTGGGCCGCATGGAGCAGAAGGGCTTCGTGACCTCGATGGTGGAGGAGCGGCCCGGTGAGGGGCCGCCGAGGCGGCTGTACGAACCCACGGCATTGGGTTTGCGCGCGCTTGTTGCGGCGCGACTCATGGAAGGCGACCTGCCGTTGGGCTCGAAAATCTGAGCCCTTGTAATGGCGAAATGTCACAAATGACCGAAGTGGCGAAATGTCTGCAATGGGTGAATGGCTCAATTCTCGAATGCCGGAAAGAGCAGTGAAATCTCAGGATCACGCCGCCACACCGTCGCCGTGGCGCGAGTCGTGGGCGGACTTCCTGTTTGAGTCACGGCGCGCAGCCGGAAGCAGCGCTCGCGCGGGTGTTGTCCTCGGGTTCCTTGCCGCACTGCTGCGGCTGTCGCTTGCCTCAATCCCCACAGGAGTCCCGCCGATGCTTAACCTTCGAGACGATTTCAGGCACGCCGCCCGGCGTTTGTGGCGGACTCCGCTGTATGCCGCGTTCGCCGCAGTCACGCTCGCGATCGGTATCGCCGCCACCACGTCGCTCTATTCGCTCTTGTATTTCATCGTCTGGCGCCCTGACGCGGTCGTCAATCCGGAACGCATTGTCGAACTGAGGGGCGATACGGTGATCGCTGGCCGGGCGGGAGTGCCGGGGCGATTCTCGTGGGCGGACTGGCAGTCACTGACCGAACAGCAACAGAGCTTCAGTCACGTCGCGGGAATCCACCGCATCGGTGTCTCGATTCTCAACAACGGAGTCACAGACGTCGCCATGGGCGAAGGTGTGACGGGGGACTATTTCGCGATGGTCGGCGTCGGGCCGCTCCATGGCCGCGTACTCAACCGCGCGGATAGCGCGCCTGACGCACCGCCGGTCTCGGTGCTGTCGGCCCGCCTCGCGAGAGCCCAGTTCGGGGACGAAGCTCAGGCGGTGGGCCGCACGGTCAAGATAGGGGGCCAGATCACAGAGATTGTCGGCGTCGTCACCGACAACTTCTTTGGGATTGGGGTCGCGTTCGCTCCTGCAACGCTTTGGCTACCGCTCGAACAGACTCGCACCCTGTCACCGTCACCAACCCCATCGGCCTACTTCGATCCCGCACGCCGGGACCTGCGCTGGCTCACTGTTCGCGGGAGGCTGCGCGACGAGGCCAATCTGCGAATGGCGGCCGAGGAGGTATCGCTCATCGGTCAGCGTGTCGAGGCGGCGTTTCCCAGCATCGGAGTGTCGGAAGGCCCTCGGAGCGGCAGTCCCGCAGGCCGGTACTGGCGCGCAGAGCCGGTCAGTGCGCGAGAGGCCGACACGTTTTCAAGCCTCGGCGTCGCGATGATGGTGGGCGTGACGCTCGTACTGTTGATGGTGTGCTCGAACCTGGCCAGTCTGGGGCTGTCAAGAAGCGCGGCACGACAGCCTGAGTTCGCCGTGCGTCGCGCTCTAGGCGCTTCGCGATGGCGCCTCGTGCGCGAACAACTTGTTGAGTGTTCGCTTGTTGTTGGCCTTGGCGCGGTGCTGGCCTTATGGGCCACGCGGTGGTTTGTCACCATCTTGCACATGGACGTGCCCATCAGCCGAGGCATGACCCTTTCGCTGCAGCCCGAAGTGACCTGGCCGGTCGTCGCCGCTGCCGCAGGCGCCTCGATACTCTCGATGATCTTCGTGGGCCTCGGTCCAGCCTGGCGAGCCACGAGCGCGGACATTCGCCCGCTGATAGCCCAGGACGGGGTAACGACGCGGCCTCGCGTGCGGTCGCAGCACTTGCTCGTAGCCGCCCAGGTGGCTGGTTCGGCAGCGCTGCTGCTGTTGGCGGTCTCAATCATGAACACGGTGACGCGGGCGACCCGATCGCCAGGCGTGGACGTCGACCGAATCGCCGTTGCCACGGTCAGTTTCTACCTGAGTCCGCGTGACGGCGTGGAGGCCGATCGGCTGCGCGACGACATTCTGCGGCGGGTCCGCCAGTCGCCCGGCGTTGAGAATGTGGCCGCGTCCGTCGGATTGCCATTCGGTACGTTCGTCGATCAGGGAAGCTTCGCGGCCAGCGACCTGGACCTTGTGAGTCGCGACGGTGGAGAGAATGCGTATCTGGTCTTCGGCACTGCGGGCCTGATGGACACTCTTGGCGTCCCAATTGTCGCCGGGAGGGCGTTCTCAAACGATGACGTGCGCGAACGACGGCCAGTGATCGTCTTGAGCGAAACCACGGCGCGCGGGGTGTTTGGTTCCACCGAAGTTGTGGGCCGGCCCGTGTGGTTCAAGCGCAGCACACCGGGCACGCCGGGGAGAGAAGCCCCGCAGCAGTTGATGGTCGTGGGTGTTTCGCGCGATACCGACACCTTTGTGATGGGTTCCAGCCGGAGGCACTCCGAGGGTTCGGGTGCCGTGTTCATGCCATTCAGCCGGGATGCGCGCGAGCCAATGATCATCGTGGCCCGGACAACGGGCGATACTGCGGCGCTTGCAGGAGTCGTTCGTCGCACCATTCGCGAAGTGGATCCCGGGCTCGTCGTGGATACCGCAGGGGCTGGGTGGGTCGTACTCAGCGGCCCGTTCCTCTTCCTGGGCGCGCTGGGCTGGGCGTCAACCGGGCTCGGCGTGCTGACCTTGGTGCTTGTCATGACCGGATTGTTTGGTGTCCTGTCCGCGCTTGTCACTCAGCAGACCCGCGAATTCGGCATCCGCATGGCGTTGGGCGGCACCCCAGGTGACCTGCTGCGGCTCGTGGTCCGGCAGGGCCTTCGTCCGGCTCGTGACGGACTGATCATCGGCATTGCCATCGGTGTCCTGTCAAGGATCGCGTTGGGTGCGATCCTCCCGTCGGGCCTGGCGGTCGTCGATGTCTTTGCGTTTGTGGTCGTGCCCGTCGTGATCGTCGCCACCGCCGTGGCGTCAAGCATCATCCCCGCAAGGCGCGCCGCCAGCGTGGATCCCAATGTGGCGCTCCGGCAGCACTGACATCGTCCAGGGTCCAGGGTCCAGGGTCCAGCGTCCAGCGTCCGGGGTCCCCATTCAATCCCTCAATCGCTCAATTACACAATCCCAGAATCCCGCAATCCACCAATCCGTCAATTTCCGATCAGCAATCCGAAATCCGCTATCAGCAATCCCGATCCTCAATCGCTCAATCCTCAACCCTCAATAGCGATAAGATCTGCCAATGTCTTCCCTCTCGCTCGACTGGAAAGGTGATCTCACGTTCGTCAACAGTCCCGGTTCGCCGGCCATCCATCTGGAAAGCAGCACGCCGGGTGTGTCATCCCCGGTTCACGCCCTGGCGTACGCCGCGATGGCGTGTATGGCCATGGATCTGGTGCACATCCTCAAGAAGGGGCGCCACGAGTTGAAGGGGCTGTCGGTGCATTTCGACGGCGAGCGCGCCGCCGACTACCCGAAGCGTTACACCGCCATGCACCTGCGGTTTGATGTCACAGGCGACATTCCCGAAGACGCCGTCGAGCGCGCCCTGGCGCTCTCGCACGAGAAGTACTGCTCGGTGTCCAATTCCATCCGCGCCGACATCGACTTCAAGACTTCGTTCACGGTTACGAAATAAGGGGACGGGTGTCGATTGGTGGAAAAGTCGCGGAAAACGACCTCTGAGGTAGTTTTCGCTGAAATCGAAACGAAAACTACCTCAGAGGTCGTTTTTCAGGACTTTTCCACCGATCGACACCCGTCCCCCTCGCCCACCCCGCGTCGCCCGTACATCGACTGGCTTCGCGGCGTGGCCGTGTTGTTCATGATCGAGTGGCACGTGGTGGATGCGTGGAGCACCGATGCCTCACGACAAGGCGGCGTGTTCACGGCGCTGGCGCTCATCGGCGGCACGGCCGCGCCGCTGTTCCTGTTTCTCGCCGGCCTGGCCATTCCGTTTGCCGCCGCGTCGCAGCAGCGAAAAGGGAAGTCGCTGCGTGACGCCGCCTGGGCGCTGCAGAAACGCGGCTGGCAGGTCTTCCTGTTCGCGCACATCTTCCGGCTGCAGTCGTTCCTCGGCAATCCCTGGGCGCGCGTGGACAGCATCTTCAAGCCCGACATCCTCAACATCCTCGGCCTTGGCATGGTCGTCACCGCATGGTGCTGGGGACGCAGTGACGCGCTGAAACGGCGCGTGGCCTGGCTGTTGGTGCCGGCATTCATCCTGGTCGTGATCACGCCGCTCTCACGAGTCTGGTGGTGGCCCACCTTGCTGCACCCGCGGCTCGAGGCCTACATCAGGCCCAACGGCGGATGGGGCCAGTTCGCGCTCTTTCCCTGGTTGGCGTTTGTCCTGGTCGGCTGCGCGGTTGGCGTCTGGATCGCCCGCTCACGTCCTGCCGCCGACGAACGCCGCTTCCACGGCCAACTCGCTCAGGCCGGCGCCGCCATCGTCATCGTCGGCACCATCGCGGCGTTTGTGCCGTCGCCATTCAACTCCAGTTTCTGGACCACCTCGCTGTCCTTCTTCCTCATCAGGACCGGGGTGATGACGATGGCGTTGTCGGGAGCGTGGTGGTGGATGTCACGAGCGAACGCACACCGGTGGAGTCCGGTGGTGCTGTTCGGGCAGACGTCGCTCTTCGTCTACTGGGTGCACGTGGAGTTGGCGTACGGCATGTTCAGCGCCGCCTGGAAGCGATCGCTGACGCTCGGCGAAACGGCGCTCGCCTATCTCGCGTTCACCGCGCTCATGCTGGTGGCGGCGCGATGGTGGGCGAAGCGCACCGAGCGGCCCTGGATACCGGAGCACCTGCGGGCTTAACGTCCAGGGTCCAGAGTCCAAGGTCCAGGGTTCGCGGAGCTGCTTCGCAGGGCTTTCTTGGAAAAAGCCCCGGCACCGCAAGGTGCCGGCTCAATGAACTCTGGACCCTGGACTCTGGACCCTGGACTCTACCGATCGTTCCAGTTCACGATCGAGTTGAACACCATGTTGAACTCGCCGTGGTTCTGCCACCGGTAGATCGGGTTGTTGGCAAACAGGAGCACGCGGCCTTTGCCGTTGCGTGCGCCGGGCACGTCAACCGCGATGGCTTTCTGCGAGAGCACATCCGCACCGGTCATCAAGCCGGAGATGACGGACGAGTCGCCGCCGACGTAACGGGCGAGGACGTTTTCCTGATCCGACATGCCCACGCGCAGGAACGGACCGCTCACGTACTTCACGCCGAAGTTCTTGTTGCCGTAGCCGTAGAACACCGGATGGTCGGGCTTTGAGATCTCGGCCTGCACGAGCGGGCGCTGCGCCGTGATGCCGGCCACCTGATCGGTATCCACGGTGCGCGCGAAGCCGAACTCGATCGGGAACCGCACCGCGTTGTGCGCGGCGATGAGCGTGCCGCCGCCTTCGAGGAAGGCCGCGAACGCATCCACGCCCACCTGGCCGAAGCCGCCCGTGATGTCGGGGGATTCGCCGTACATCCCGAGGAACTTGTACTTGTCGGTCTTCATGTACGGCACAGGCCGCGCGCTGGGTGCCTGCATCACCGATTGCCGGTTAATGCCCTGGTACGCCATGACGATCACGTCGTAGTCGGCCTTCAGGTTGCCCTTCATCACGCGTTCTTTGTAGATGAGGTCGAAGGGAATGCCGAACTGGTCAAACGCGTGCCGGTACCAGCCCAGTTCCTGCGTGCCGCCCCACTGCGAGTAGATGGCCACACGCGGCACGTCTGCGTCGTGCGTCGCCACGGTCGGGATGGACGCCAGCGTGGCAGCCGTGAGGCCGAACTTCTCCACCGCAGCGCGCACGGCCGCGATGTCGGAGGGCGTCGACACGATGAACGAGCCGGCAGGGAAGTCCATGCCCGATGCCGTGAAGCTGGCCTTGGCCACCTTCATCGGCACGTTGCGCACCGCGTAACGGAACGACACCATGTTGTTCGAACCCAGGTGCGCCACCGCGATGCCGGCCGTTCCGGTGCCGATGATGCGGGCCGCGTGCGTGGACGTCTTGACCACCTTCGTCCCCACCTCCAGCACGTCCTTGTTGTTGATCTCGCGGATATCCACACCCATCGCCGGGCCCATCGTCCACCCCGAGTCGTCGTAGGTGGAGAGGCGCTCGTCGGGATAGTCCTGCTTCTCGAAGAGGTTCTTCGCAAGGTTCCAGTAGGGCTGGCCGGCCTTCACGAGGTACGAACCTGCGGGGAAGGTCTCTTCGCCGAGCTTGAACTCCGCCGTGGCCTGGCTCACTTCGATGCCCTGGATGCCCATGATGCGGATGAGTTCGGCCACGCGCGTCATGTCGCGCTGCACGGGAATCACATACGCGTGGGGCGGATTGTCGAGGCCGCGCCGGATGGAATTGCGTGTCTTCATGTAGAAGTTCTCGACCACGAGGTTCGGGAACATCGACGTGAGCTGCAGGGCCGAGAGCACGCCCGTCTGCATGTAGTTCGCGTTGTTGCGACGCGTGAAGTTGGCCACGGCATCCGGCGGCACTGGCAGGCCGCGATACCACTCGCGCGGCTGACCGCCGCCGCGACCTGTCGGCACGCCGCCCGCGCGACCGCCTCCTGCCGCCGCGCCTGCGCCCGGGCCGGCGCCACGCCCGGCACCAGCCGGGGCGCCTCGGCCCGCGCCCTGGCCCGCACCCAGCGCCGCATCAGGCGCACCGGCGCCACGACCGCCGCCTCGTCCCGCACCGCGGCCGCCACCGGCGCCTGCCGCGGCAGGCGGCGCTGCGCCACCTGCAGCAGGAGCCGTTCCAGCCGCCGCCGGCGCACCGGGCGTCGGAAGGTCACGGCCCGACTGCGTCTCGTACATTTTCATCAGGCCGTTGTGGTTGTAGGCCAGCGAGCCGAGGTACCCCGGCGACCAGCCGTCCATGAATGCGTGCGTGTAGACGCCCGGCATGCCGTACTTGGTCATCTGCGCCATCTCGAAGTTCGAGAAGAAGGGCAGTTCCGAGAAGAGGATGGGGTCCAGGTTCGGGTTCTGGGGCGGGCCGCCGCTGTAGGTATAGAGCAGCGTCAGCGACTCGTGCAGGTCGTGCATGATCGGCGGGTGGGCGGTGAAGTACCAGTCGCCCAGGCCGCGCATCTGCATCTGCGAGAGGTTAATGTCGCGGTTGTTGTCGTGATAGACGTACTTGCCCCAGTAGGGGACGCCCGCGCCCCCGCCGCGCCCACCGCCGCCCACGGCGCCCGGCTGACCGGCCGCTGCGGCCGCAGTCTCATCAAGGCCTTTGTAGAACCAGTCGATGTTGCGGTCGCGCCCGTCGGCATCGGCCACCGGGGTGACCGACACGATCACGTTGTTGCGGATCTGCGAGATGAGCGGCGAGGTTTCCACCGCCAGCCGATACACCAGCTCCATCAGCATCTCTGGGGGGCCGAGTTCGCCCGAGTGCAGACCGCCCATCAGGTGGTAGTGCGGCTTGGTGGTGGCAATGAGGTTCTTGATCTGCGGGTCGCTCAGGCCGCGGGGATCCGCCAGCTTGGCCAGGTTGTCGCGGTTGCCCTGCAGGCCCTTGATGTTGGCGTCTGAGGAGACCCAGACCACCACCAGCTCCCGGCCCTCGTCCGACTTCCCGATGGATTCAATCCGCACCCGGGGCGTGGCTGCGGCCAACGCCCGGTAATACTTGAGGATGTCTTCGTAGTAGGTGAGCTTCCCGGGGGCTCCGATGTGATACCCCAGCACATCCTTGGGGGTGGGGATGCCCGGCACCTTCGGCAGGTGGTCCACCAGCGGACTGCCGTAAATGGGATTTCCCGTCCATTCCTTGTAGAGTTTCGCGAATTCTTCGTCCTGGGCCTGTTTCGGGTCCCGGGTCTCGGTCACCGATTGCTGGGCCGGGGCCGTAGCCACCGCCAGGACAAATACTGCCAGGCCGACGGCCGACATCCACCAACTTCGGTGGGAAACTCCAGCGATTCTCATCGGTAACTCCTTCAAGGCTTGAGATTCTACAGGCCGCAACCTACAATCGCGCCTATGATTTCCGTCGCCGCACTCCGGATGCAGCAATTTGGCGTCCAATTCTATCAGGCTTCGCTGACCGCGAAGGACATCGACAAGCTCGTACGCTTCGAGGTCCTGAGCTATGGCGATCAGGGCGCATCGGGCGTCCGCGGAAACGCCAGGCAGTCCAAGGTCCGGTGGGACTTTCTGGAGCGCCGAATCGCCTCGAGCGACAAGGCCTACCAGCGCCAAATCATCCGGAAGAAGATCGACGAGCTGGTGGGGTACTACGACCAGTGCCGCCAGGCACGCGACCTTCCGTCCATCCCAGGCGCCGTCATCATCTCGTGCGACGAGGCGCTCAAGTTCGACGCCATGCCGGGCGAACCGTCGCTGGGCATCCTCAAGGTGCCTGAGCGCGAAGGCATTCTGCGCGCGATCGACGGCCAGCATCGCCTGCTCGCGCTCCACGCGGGCATCGAGCACTTTGGCGACGAGTCCTTCACGGTGCCGGCGATCATCTTTGACCGTCTCCCCGAAGACCACGTCGTCCAGATGTTTGTCACGATCAACGCGAAACACACGCGACTCAACCCGTCGCACCTGGTGGCGCTTTCGGGGCGGCAGCTGTATCGCGATGAAAACCTCGCGGCCGCGCACGATGTGGTTCGCGCACTCAGCGAGCGGGAAGACTCGCCGCTGTTTGGTGAGATCAAGTTGCTGGGTGTGGGACATGGACGCGTGGCCCAGGCGCCGCTGGCGCAGGAACTCAAGAAGTTGTTCGGCGCTGAAGCGTTTGGCTCGGTCAAGAAGACCAATGAGTTCCGCGACGAAGCGACGCGCTTCTTTGTGAACTACTTCAAGCAGGTGGCCGTCGTGTTTGGCGCCGCCTGGAACGGCCGCAAGTACAGCATCAAGTCGGCCTCGGCGCTGCGCGCCTTCATCAGGCTTGCGCCAGATATCGTCAGGCACCTGGACCAGCAGCACGCCGACCTCGCGGACTTCCGCGCCATCGGCCGCATCATCGCCCCTTGGGGCCGCCGCATCGGCGACCTCCGGTTCGAAACCGACGGCGCCTGGAAGCGCTCGGGCTCGACAGTCGATCAGCTCGTGAAGGAACTCCGCCTCGCCCTGCAATATCCCGAAGGGTCTATCGGGTAGGGCCAGGACGTCGGGTGGGGGAAGGGTGTCCGGGGGGCCTCCTGATAGCGGCGATCCTACCCTTCCGTCTCGCGTCGAGTCAGTGCGCTTGCCCGTAGATGCACCCCGCGCGGGCTCGGCCACGACTGCACTTCCTGCTTCAACGCGTCCAGCCGCTTCCAGTGCTCGGTCAGAGCCTTCCGGCCCGTCACCGTAATCCGGACCGTTGTCTGAGGATATTTGCTGAGGAAGGCCTTGGCGAGCGTGACGAGGCCTGCCTCCTCGAGTTTGGCCAGGTGCTGCGAGAGATTGCCGGGCTGCAGGCCTGTCAGGCGCTGGAGAAACACGAAGTCCGCTGATTCACACGCCGAGAGCGCAGTGAGCACGGCGAGCCGGGCCGGCTCGTGCACCAACTTGTCCGCGGCCACCAGCCGTTCGAACGGCGCGTCTTTAGACGTGGGCATGCCGGAACTCCCGCACCAGGAAGAGGTGCAGTTGCACTGCCGAGGCGATAAGCACGGCCACCATTCCGAGATGACCCACCACCTGGAACGGCCGAAGGACCGGCGCCACAAGCGTGGCGAACAGCATCGCGGCGACAGCACCTGCCATCAGCCGAGCCCGTTGATCGCCACGGCTGGCCGCCAGTGACATCGCCGTGGCTCCAGAGATCATCACCCACAAAAGATCCCTGGGGCGCGCCCCGGCTTCCGCCCCGAGAACCAGGGCCGCCAGAAGCAGTAGCCCCAGTGCCGTTGGGCCGACGACGCCGTACCTGAATTCCTGAAAGGGGCGATCCCATAGGGACGGCCTTGGGGGCTCCACTCGTCCGAAGCGCCATTGGTAGTACGTTCCGAGGGTCGCAGCCGTGACGACGGCGCCCAGGTCGAGCCACAGTCGTAGGCGCGGATTCGGATCGCCGATGATCTTCAGTACCGCATAGATGTTGTGCATCAGCGCCCACCAGAAGAGCAATCCCAGGAACACGCGTGCGCCGATGTAGGCACGGGTCAAGTGGCGAATCGAGTCAGCGGCCATGGCCATGAGTCAGTCTGTGC from Acidobacteriota bacterium includes:
- a CDS encoding DGQHR domain-containing protein, translated to MISVAALRMQQFGVQFYQASLTAKDIDKLVRFEVLSYGDQGASGVRGNARQSKVRWDFLERRIASSDKAYQRQIIRKKIDELVGYYDQCRQARDLPSIPGAVIISCDEALKFDAMPGEPSLGILKVPEREGILRAIDGQHRLLALHAGIEHFGDESFTVPAIIFDRLPEDHVVQMFVTINAKHTRLNPSHLVALSGRQLYRDENLAAAHDVVRALSEREDSPLFGEIKLLGVGHGRVAQAPLAQELKKLFGAEAFGSVKKTNEFRDEATRFFVNYFKQVAVVFGAAWNGRKYSIKSASALRAFIRLAPDIVRHLDQQHADLADFRAIGRIIAPWGRRIGDLRFETDGAWKRSGSTVDQLVKELRLALQYPEGSIG
- a CDS encoding DUF1624 domain-containing protein — translated: MAVLFMIEWHVVDAWSTDASRQGGVFTALALIGGTAAPLFLFLAGLAIPFAAASQQRKGKSLRDAAWALQKRGWQVFLFAHIFRLQSFLGNPWARVDSIFKPDILNILGLGMVVTAWCWGRSDALKRRVAWLLVPAFILVVITPLSRVWWWPTLLHPRLEAYIRPNGGWGQFALFPWLAFVLVGCAVGVWIARSRPAADERRFHGQLAQAGAAIVIVGTIAAFVPSPFNSSFWTTSLSFFLIRTGVMTMALSGAWWWMSRANAHRWSPVVLFGQTSLFVYWVHVELAYGMFSAAWKRSLTLGETALAYLAFTALMLVAARWWAKRTERPWIPEHLRA
- a CDS encoding transcriptional regulator codes for the protein MPTSKDAPFERLVAADKLVHEPARLAVLTALSACESADFVFLQRLTGLQPGNLSQHLAKLEEAGLVTLAKAFLSKYPQTTVRITVTGRKALTEHWKRLDALKQEVQSWPSPRGVHLRASALTRRETEG